One window from the genome of Bacillus weihaiensis encodes:
- the rplJ gene encoding 50S ribosomal protein L10, with product MSAIIEQKKQIVEEISTKFRESKSTIIVDYRGLTVGEVTELRKQLREAGIEFKVYKNTMTRRAVELAELTGLNDALTGPNAIAFGGEDVVAPAKILNDFAKKHEALEIKAGVIEGNIASVEEVKALAELPSREGLLSMLLSVLQAPIRNLALATKAVAEQKEEQGA from the coding sequence ATGAGCGCAATTATCGAACAAAAGAAACAGATCGTAGAAGAAATTTCTACTAAGTTCCGTGAAAGTAAATCTACTATCATCGTAGATTACCGTGGATTAACTGTAGGTGAGGTTACTGAATTACGTAAGCAATTACGTGAAGCAGGAATTGAATTTAAAGTTTACAAAAACACGATGACTCGTCGTGCGGTAGAACTTGCTGAACTTACTGGTCTTAACGATGCATTAACTGGACCAAACGCAATCGCATTTGGTGGAGAAGACGTTGTCGCTCCAGCTAAAATTCTTAATGACTTCGCTAAAAAGCATGAAGCTCTTGAAATTAAAGCTGGTGTAATCGAAGGTAATATCGCTTCAGTTGAAGAAGTTAAAGCTCTTGCTGAACTTCCATCACGCGAAGGTTTACTTTCTATGTTGCTTAGCGTACTTCAAGCTCCAATCCGTAATCTTGCACTTGCTACAAAAGCTGTTGCAGAACAAAAAGAAGAACAAGGCGCATAA
- the rplK gene encoding 50S ribosomal protein L11, producing MAKKVIKIVKLQIPAAKANPAPPVGPALGQAGVNIMGFCKEFNARTAEQAGLIIPVEITVFEDRSFTFITKTPPAAVLLKKAAGIESGSGEPNRNKVATVKRDKVREIAETKMPDLNAASVESAMRMVEGTARSMGIVIED from the coding sequence GTGGCTAAAAAAGTAATCAAAATTGTAAAATTGCAAATTCCTGCAGCAAAAGCTAATCCAGCTCCACCGGTTGGTCCTGCATTAGGTCAAGCTGGTGTTAATATCATGGGATTCTGTAAAGAGTTCAACGCTCGTACAGCTGAACAAGCTGGTTTAATCATTCCAGTTGAAATTACGGTTTTTGAAGACCGTTCATTTACATTTATTACGAAAACTCCACCTGCTGCTGTTTTACTTAAAAAAGCGGCTGGTATTGAGTCTGGTTCTGGTGAACCAAACCGTAATAAAGTAGCGACTGTGAAGCGTGACAAAGTACGTGAAATCGCTGAAACAAAAATGCCTGATTTAAACGCTGCTAGCGTTGAATCAGCAATGCGTATGGTTGAAGGTACTGCACGAAGCATGGGTATCGTTATCGAAGACTAA
- the ispF gene encoding 2-C-methyl-D-erythritol 2,4-cyclodiphosphate synthase, whose protein sequence is MIRIGQGYDVHQLVEGRPLIIGGIEIPYEKGLLGHSDADVLLHTVADACLGAIAEGDIGKHFPDTDPDFKDADSAKLLTHVWELVKARGYELGNIDCTIIAQQPKMAPYIEKMRERIAELLEADVSQVNVKATTTEKLGFTGRQEGIASQATVLIQKR, encoded by the coding sequence ATGATTAGAATTGGACAAGGATATGATGTTCATCAATTAGTAGAAGGTCGACCTTTAATAATAGGAGGCATTGAAATTCCATACGAAAAAGGGTTGTTAGGTCACTCTGATGCGGATGTATTACTTCACACTGTGGCAGACGCATGCTTAGGTGCTATTGCAGAAGGGGATATTGGGAAACACTTTCCTGATACAGATCCAGACTTTAAAGATGCTGACTCGGCTAAACTTTTAACGCATGTTTGGGAGCTGGTAAAGGCAAGAGGCTATGAACTAGGAAATATAGATTGTACAATTATTGCCCAGCAGCCTAAGATGGCACCTTATATTGAAAAGATGAGGGAGCGAATAGCGGAATTACTCGAGGCTGATGTCTCGCAAGTCAATGTAAAGGCGACGACAACTGAGAAATTAGGATTTACAGGTAGACAGGAAGGAATTGCGTCCCAAGCGACCGTATTAATTCAAAAGCGTTAA
- the rlmB gene encoding 23S rRNA (guanosine(2251)-2'-O)-methyltransferase RlmB, whose product MNQDYIIGRNPVIEVLKSSRDINKIWVAENSVKGQAQEITRLAKERGIMINFVPKKKIDQMVEGNHQGVVAQVAAYEYVHVDDILAKAEQRNEMPFLLLLDELEDPHNLGSIMRTADAVGAHGIVIPKRRAVGLTATVAKASTGAIEHIPVARVTNMARTIDDLKERGVWIVGTDAKGADDYRNLDGKMPLGLIIGSEGKGMGRLIKEKCDFLVKMPMIGHVTSLNASVAASLLMYEVYRKRNPLGE is encoded by the coding sequence ATGAATCAAGATTATATTATAGGACGTAATCCAGTGATTGAGGTGCTTAAGTCTTCTAGAGACATAAATAAAATTTGGGTGGCTGAGAATTCTGTAAAAGGACAAGCTCAAGAAATTACTCGTTTAGCTAAAGAACGAGGCATCATGATTAATTTCGTACCAAAAAAGAAGATTGACCAAATGGTGGAGGGAAACCACCAAGGCGTTGTTGCGCAAGTGGCTGCGTATGAGTATGTGCATGTAGATGATATTTTAGCAAAAGCCGAACAACGAAATGAAATGCCATTTCTTCTTTTATTAGATGAACTTGAAGATCCTCATAATCTAGGATCTATCATGAGAACAGCAGATGCTGTTGGAGCACATGGAATCGTCATTCCTAAAAGAAGAGCAGTTGGTTTAACGGCAACTGTTGCTAAGGCTTCTACAGGTGCTATTGAACATATACCGGTAGCTCGAGTAACGAATATGGCTAGAACCATTGATGACTTAAAAGAGCGTGGGGTTTGGATAGTTGGAACAGATGCTAAGGGAGCGGATGATTACCGTAATCTTGATGGCAAGATGCCTCTAGGATTAATTATTGGAAGTGAAGGTAAGGGAATGGGGCGTCTCATAAAAGAGAAATGTGATTTCCTTGTTAAGATGCCGATGATAGGACATGTTACTTCTTTGAATGCTTCTGTAGCTGCTAGCTTGTTGATGTATGAGGTATATCGAAAGCGAAATCCTCTAGGAGAATAG
- a CDS encoding class I SAM-dependent methyltransferase — translation MSNHYYSEKPTVESDRKTWSFTLKGNTFTFHSDRGVFSKNEVDFGSRLLIDAFEIPEVSGDVLDVGCGYGPIGLTIAKHYGRNVDMIDVNERAVELSKDNAKVNGISNVSVFQSDLFEKIDEEKSYAVILTNPPIRAGKAVVHQIFELSEKHLVQSGELWVVIQKKQGAPSAIEKLNELFSEVEVVEKKKGYYIIKAKKC, via the coding sequence ATGAGTAATCATTATTATTCTGAAAAGCCTACGGTGGAAAGTGACCGGAAAACATGGTCGTTTACATTGAAGGGCAACACATTTACTTTTCATAGTGATCGAGGTGTCTTTTCAAAGAATGAGGTAGACTTCGGCTCGCGTCTACTAATAGATGCCTTTGAAATTCCAGAAGTAAGTGGAGATGTACTTGATGTTGGTTGTGGCTATGGTCCGATTGGTCTCACAATAGCGAAGCATTATGGACGTAACGTAGATATGATTGATGTAAATGAGAGAGCTGTTGAGTTATCAAAAGATAATGCCAAGGTGAATGGGATCTCTAACGTCTCTGTTTTTCAGAGTGATCTATTTGAAAAGATAGATGAGGAAAAGTCATATGCAGTCATTTTAACGAATCCTCCAATTAGAGCAGGTAAAGCTGTCGTTCATCAAATATTTGAGTTAAGTGAAAAGCACTTGGTTCAGTCGGGTGAGCTTTGGGTTGTTATTCAGAAGAAGCAGGGTGCTCCATCGGCTATAGAAAAATTAAATGAATTATTTTCTGAGGTAGAAGTGGTGGAAAAAAAGAAAGGCTATTATATCATCAAAGCCAAAAAATGTTGA
- the rplL gene encoding 50S ribosomal protein L7/L12 has translation MTQEQIIEAVKSMTVLELNDLVKAIEEEFGVTAAAPVAVAAAGGEAAAEQTEFDVVLASAGGQKIKVIKVVREATGLGLKEAKELVDNAPKALKEGVSKEEAEELKAKLEEVGASVEVK, from the coding sequence ATGACTCAAGAACAAATCATTGAAGCAGTTAAAAGTATGACTGTTTTAGAATTAAACGACTTAGTTAAAGCTATTGAAGAAGAGTTTGGTGTAACTGCTGCAGCTCCTGTAGCTGTTGCTGCTGCTGGTGGCGAAGCTGCTGCTGAGCAAACTGAATTTGACGTAGTACTTGCAAGTGCTGGCGGACAAAAAATCAAAGTTATCAAAGTTGTACGTGAAGCTACTGGCTTAGGCTTAAAAGAAGCTAAAGAATTAGTAGATAACGCACCAAAAGCTCTTAAAGAAGGCGTTTCTAAAGAAGAAGCTGAAGAATTAAAAGCTAAACTTGAAGAAGTTGGCGCTTCTGTAGAAGTTAAGTAA
- the rplA gene encoding 50S ribosomal protein L1, translating into MAKKGKKFLEAAKLVDRSKFYAVTEAVELVKKTSVAKFDATVEVAFRLGVDPKKADQQIRGAVVLPNGTGKTQRVLVFAKGEKAKEAEAAGADYVGDADMINKIQQGWFDFDVIVATPDMMGEVGKLGRVLGPKGLMPNPKTGTVTFDVTKAVNEIKAGKVEYRLDKAGIIHVPIGKVSFEDSKLVENFNTVYETLQKAKPAAAKGTYMKSINATSTMGPGVKVDGSSFSVK; encoded by the coding sequence ATGGCTAAAAAAGGTAAAAAGTTTCTAGAAGCTGCTAAGCTTGTAGATCGTTCGAAATTCTACGCAGTTACTGAAGCTGTTGAATTAGTGAAAAAAACAAGTGTTGCTAAATTTGATGCGACTGTTGAAGTTGCTTTCCGTTTAGGTGTTGACCCTAAGAAAGCTGATCAACAAATTCGTGGTGCTGTTGTACTACCGAATGGTACTGGTAAAACTCAACGTGTATTAGTATTTGCTAAAGGTGAAAAAGCGAAGGAAGCTGAAGCTGCAGGTGCTGATTATGTTGGAGATGCAGATATGATCAATAAAATCCAACAAGGTTGGTTTGACTTTGATGTTATCGTTGCAACACCAGACATGATGGGTGAAGTTGGTAAACTTGGTCGTGTATTAGGACCTAAAGGTTTAATGCCGAACCCTAAAACTGGTACAGTTACATTTGATGTAACAAAAGCAGTTAACGAAATCAAAGCTGGTAAAGTTGAATACCGTCTTGATAAAGCTGGTATCATCCACGTGCCAATCGGAAAAGTATCTTTCGAAGATAGCAAGTTAGTTGAGAACTTCAACACAGTTTATGAAACTTTACAAAAAGCTAAGCCAGCTGCAGCTAAAGGAACTTACATGAAGAGCATTAATGCAACTTCAACAATGGGTCCTGGAGTTAAAGTAGACGGTTCAAGCTTCTCTGTAAAATAA
- the gltX gene encoding glutamate--tRNA ligase, translating into MTNEVRVRYAPSPTGHLHIGNARTALFNYLFAKNQGGKFIIRIEDTDKKRNIEGGEESQLKYLKWLGIDWDESIDVGGDYGPYRQSERTEIYKELYEELLEKGLAYKCYCTEDELEKEREEQIARGETPQYSGKHAHLTVEEQAELEAQGLKPSIRFRVPANKVFRFNDMVKGDISFESEGMGDFVIVKKDGTPTYNFAVAVDDHLMKISHVLRGEDHISNTPKQIMIYEAFGWDIPVFGHMTLIVNENRKKLSKRDESIIQFIEQYEALGYLPDALFNFITLLGWSPGGEEEVFPKEKLIEIFDANRLSKSPAVFDTQKLAWMNNQYIKQLEVDQVISLALPHLVKAGKVSENMTEEETERIHQLIALYQEQMSYGAEIVELTELFFKEEISYNREAKEVLEGEQVPDVLKAFLQEVKQLEDFSADQLKASIKAVQKATGQKGKNLFMPIRVAITGQTHGPDLPKSIAVLGQQTVISRLTGIIS; encoded by the coding sequence ATGACAAATGAAGTAAGGGTACGTTATGCACCAAGTCCAACTGGACATTTACATATAGGGAATGCGAGAACGGCATTATTTAATTATCTTTTTGCTAAAAATCAAGGCGGTAAATTTATTATCCGTATTGAAGATACTGATAAAAAGCGAAATATAGAAGGTGGAGAAGAGAGTCAATTAAAGTATTTGAAATGGCTTGGGATTGATTGGGATGAAAGTATTGATGTTGGAGGGGATTATGGTCCTTATCGTCAATCAGAGAGAACGGAAATCTATAAAGAGCTTTATGAAGAGCTGCTTGAAAAAGGTCTTGCTTACAAGTGCTATTGTACCGAGGATGAGTTAGAAAAAGAGCGTGAAGAGCAAATTGCACGCGGAGAGACACCTCAATATTCTGGAAAGCATGCACATCTTACGGTTGAAGAGCAAGCAGAATTAGAAGCACAAGGACTAAAGCCGAGTATTCGTTTTAGAGTACCAGCAAATAAGGTTTTTCGTTTCAATGATATGGTAAAAGGTGATATCTCCTTTGAATCTGAGGGGATGGGTGACTTCGTTATAGTAAAGAAAGATGGGACACCAACTTATAACTTTGCTGTAGCGGTTGATGATCATTTGATGAAGATTTCCCATGTGTTACGTGGAGAAGACCATATCTCAAATACACCGAAGCAAATCATGATTTATGAAGCATTTGGGTGGGACATTCCTGTATTCGGACATATGACCTTAATCGTAAACGAAAATCGTAAAAAATTAAGTAAACGTGATGAATCTATTATTCAATTTATTGAACAATATGAAGCATTAGGATATTTACCGGATGCATTATTTAATTTCATTACGCTGTTAGGTTGGTCTCCGGGTGGAGAAGAAGAGGTTTTCCCGAAAGAGAAATTAATTGAAATCTTTGATGCGAATAGACTCTCCAAATCTCCTGCTGTATTTGATACACAAAAATTAGCGTGGATGAATAACCAATATATTAAGCAGCTTGAAGTTGATCAAGTAATATCGTTAGCATTACCTCATTTAGTTAAAGCGGGAAAAGTATCGGAAAATATGACAGAAGAAGAAACAGAACGAATTCATCAGCTTATTGCTCTTTACCAAGAACAGATGAGCTATGGAGCAGAAATTGTTGAATTGACAGAGTTATTTTTCAAAGAAGAGATTAGCTATAATCGGGAAGCAAAGGAAGTATTAGAAGGTGAGCAGGTTCCTGATGTGTTAAAAGCATTTCTGCAGGAAGTTAAACAACTGGAGGATTTCTCAGCTGATCAATTGAAAGCAAGCATTAAAGCTGTTCAAAAGGCAACAGGTCAAAAGGGGAAAAACCTCTTTATGCCAATTCGTGTAGCGATCACAGGGCAAACGCATGGTCCGGATTTACCTAAATCAATTGCTGTCTTAGGACAACAAACAGTTATTTCACGATTAACAGGGATTATCAGTTAA
- a CDS encoding NYN domain-containing protein, with the protein MDILLVDGYNIIGAWPDLQKLKKNNLSEARDLLIEKMAEYQAYTGFRVMIVFDAHMVKGIEKKQKNYRVEVIFTRENETADERIEKLAKSLSNIKTQVHVATSDFTEQWAIFGQGALRKSARELLNEMNTIEKRIKHRVKKIEEDRPSSKISFPDDVMEKLEKWRRGNL; encoded by the coding sequence ATGGATATCCTACTAGTTGATGGATATAACATTATTGGAGCATGGCCGGACTTACAAAAATTAAAAAAGAACAATTTGTCAGAAGCTCGAGACCTCTTAATAGAAAAAATGGCTGAGTATCAAGCTTATACAGGTTTTAGAGTAATGATTGTATTTGATGCTCATATGGTAAAAGGGATTGAAAAAAAACAAAAAAATTATCGAGTTGAGGTCATTTTCACGCGTGAAAATGAAACGGCTGATGAACGTATTGAAAAGCTAGCAAAATCTTTAAGTAATATAAAGACTCAAGTGCATGTAGCAACTTCTGACTTTACAGAGCAGTGGGCAATATTTGGTCAAGGTGCTCTAAGAAAATCAGCTAGGGAGCTTCTGAATGAAATGAATACAATCGAGAAAAGGATTAAGCATCGGGTGAAAAAAATTGAGGAAGATCGACCTTCCTCAAAAATAAGTTTCCCCGACGATGTTATGGAAAAGCTTGAGAAATGGAGACGAGGAAACTTATAG
- the nusG gene encoding transcription termination/antitermination protein NusG → MEKNWYVVHTYSGYENKVKANLEKRVESMGMEDKIFRVVVPEEEETDIKDGKKKVVKKKVFPGYVLVEIVMTDDSWYVVRNTPGVTGFVGSAGHGSKPTPLLPEEVTFILKRMGMDERRVEIDFELKETVKVTEGPFANFTGSIEEIDLDKSKLKVLVNMFGRETPVELDFSQVDKL, encoded by the coding sequence ATGGAAAAGAATTGGTATGTAGTACACACGTACTCAGGTTATGAAAACAAAGTAAAGGCAAATCTTGAAAAGCGTGTTGAATCTATGGGTATGGAAGATAAAATCTTCCGCGTAGTTGTACCTGAAGAAGAGGAAACGGATATTAAAGATGGCAAAAAGAAGGTAGTTAAGAAAAAGGTTTTTCCTGGATATGTGTTAGTTGAAATTGTGATGACAGATGATTCATGGTATGTCGTACGTAATACACCTGGAGTAACTGGATTCGTCGGATCTGCTGGACATGGTTCAAAACCAACACCGTTATTACCTGAGGAAGTAACGTTTATCCTTAAACGTATGGGAATGGATGAGCGTCGTGTTGAAATTGACTTTGAATTAAAAGAGACAGTGAAAGTAACAGAGGGGCCGTTTGCGAACTTTACAGGTTCTATCGAAGAGATTGATTTAGATAAGAGTAAATTAAAAGTTCTTGTCAATATGTTTGGTCGTGAAACCCCGGTAGAACTAGATTTTTCTCAAGTAGATAAATTATAA
- the rpmG gene encoding 50S ribosomal protein L33 → MRKKVTLACTSCGSRNYTTMKNVSSTDERLEVKKFCKVCNSHLNHRETK, encoded by the coding sequence GTGCGAAAGAAAGTAACGTTGGCTTGTACGTCTTGTGGAAGTCGAAATTATACGACAATGAAAAATGTTTCAAGTACTGATGAACGATTAGAAGTTAAGAAGTTTTGTAAGGTATGTAATTCGCATTTAAACCACCGTGAAACGAAATAA
- the cysS gene encoding cysteine--tRNA ligase — MTIRLYNTLTRQKETFETLEPGKVKMYVCGPTVYNYIHIGNARPAIVYDTVRRYLEYRGYEVNFVSNFTDVDDKLIKAANELGEDVPTIAERFIDAYFEDVTALGCKRATVHPRVTENIDLIIDFIQALIDKGYAYEAGGDVYYRTREFEGYGKLSHQSIDELRLGNRIEVGEKKQDALDFVLWKAAKDGEISWESPWGHGRPGWHIECSAMAKKYLGDTIDIHAGGQDLTFPHHENEIAQSEALNEKPFAKYWMHNGYININNEKMSKSLGNFVLVHDIIKEIDPQIVRFFMLSVHYRHPINFSQELLESTKNAFDRIKTSYGNLGHRIESSTNLTENDNDWLNKINAFREQFIKEMDDDFNTANAISILFDLAKQANYYMEEQNTSKEVIQAFLHEFDQIGDVLGVQFTSDDLLDEEIEEMIQQRIQARKDRNFALSDEIRDRLKELNIILEDTPQGTRWKRG, encoded by the coding sequence ATGACAATAAGGTTGTACAATACGCTAACGAGGCAAAAAGAAACGTTTGAGACACTAGAACCAGGTAAAGTAAAGATGTATGTTTGTGGTCCAACCGTATATAATTATATTCATATAGGGAATGCAAGACCTGCTATCGTATATGACACTGTACGTAGGTACTTAGAATACCGTGGCTATGAAGTAAACTTTGTTTCAAATTTTACTGATGTGGATGATAAATTAATTAAAGCTGCGAATGAGCTAGGAGAAGATGTTCCGACTATTGCAGAACGTTTCATTGATGCTTATTTTGAAGATGTTACGGCACTAGGCTGCAAACGTGCTACTGTTCATCCGCGTGTAACAGAAAACATTGACTTAATTATCGACTTTATCCAAGCGTTAATCGATAAAGGATATGCTTATGAAGCGGGTGGCGATGTTTATTATCGCACACGAGAGTTTGAAGGATATGGTAAACTATCACACCAATCTATAGATGAACTACGTTTAGGTAATCGTATTGAAGTTGGTGAGAAGAAGCAAGATGCACTAGATTTCGTTCTGTGGAAGGCTGCAAAGGATGGAGAAATTTCCTGGGAAAGTCCATGGGGACACGGGCGTCCAGGCTGGCACATTGAATGCTCAGCAATGGCAAAAAAATATTTAGGAGATACAATTGATATTCATGCAGGTGGGCAAGATTTAACATTTCCTCATCATGAAAACGAGATCGCACAGTCTGAAGCCTTAAATGAAAAGCCATTTGCGAAATATTGGATGCATAACGGCTATATTAATATAAACAATGAGAAGATGTCTAAGTCATTAGGTAACTTTGTATTAGTTCATGACATCATTAAAGAGATAGATCCACAAATCGTACGTTTCTTTATGTTGTCTGTGCATTACCGACACCCAATTAATTTTTCACAAGAGTTACTAGAAAGTACGAAAAATGCCTTTGATCGTATTAAAACTTCTTACGGTAATTTAGGGCACCGTATAGAAAGTAGTACAAATTTAACTGAGAACGATAATGACTGGTTAAACAAAATCAATGCGTTCCGTGAGCAATTCATCAAAGAAATGGATGATGATTTTAATACAGCTAACGCCATTTCTATTCTATTTGATCTTGCGAAACAAGCGAATTACTACATGGAAGAGCAAAATACGTCTAAAGAAGTTATTCAAGCATTCCTGCATGAATTTGATCAGATAGGTGATGTGTTAGGAGTACAGTTTACTTCAGATGATCTTCTTGATGAAGAAATTGAAGAAATGATTCAACAACGAATTCAAGCAAGAAAAGACCGGAACTTTGCCTTATCAGATGAAATTAGAGATCGTTTGAAGGAGCTTAATATCATTTTGGAGGATACTCCTCAAGGAACAAGATGGAAACGAGGATAA
- the sigH gene encoding RNA polymerase sporulation sigma factor SigH, with product MNSSFNKDSVSKEDLGLLEDEQVIELVHQGESEALDYLINKYRNFVRAKARSYFLIGADREDIIQEGMIGLYKAIRDFKEDKLTSFKAFAELCITRQIITAIKTATRQKHIPLNSYVSLDKPIYDEESDRTLMDVISGAKALDPEELIINQEEFDDIEVKMGELLSDLERKVLVLYLDGRSYHEISEELNRHVKSIDNALQRVKRKLERYLELREISL from the coding sequence TTGAACTCATCATTCAACAAAGACAGTGTCAGCAAGGAAGATTTAGGATTATTGGAAGACGAACAGGTAATTGAACTTGTTCACCAAGGTGAAAGTGAAGCGCTTGATTATCTAATTAATAAGTATCGTAATTTTGTAAGAGCTAAGGCAAGGTCATATTTTCTAATAGGTGCAGATCGAGAAGATATCATTCAAGAAGGCATGATCGGATTATACAAAGCTATACGAGATTTTAAAGAGGACAAGCTCACTTCTTTTAAAGCATTTGCTGAATTATGTATTACTAGGCAAATCATTACCGCTATTAAAACTGCTACTCGTCAAAAGCATATTCCTCTTAATTCCTACGTTTCATTGGACAAGCCAATTTATGATGAAGAGTCAGATCGAACATTAATGGATGTTATTTCTGGTGCAAAAGCTCTAGATCCAGAGGAGCTTATTATCAATCAAGAAGAATTTGATGATATTGAAGTGAAGATGGGAGAGCTATTGAGCGATTTAGAGCGCAAGGTACTCGTTCTTTACCTAGACGGCAGATCCTACCATGAAATTTCAGAAGAGTTAAATAGACATGTCAAATCAATTGATAATGCATTGCAGCGTGTGAAACGAAAACTAGAACGCTATTTAGAACTAAGAGAAATTAGCCTTTAG
- the cysE gene encoding serine O-acetyltransferase, giving the protein MLKMMKEDVDVVFEQDPSARSYFEVILTYSGLHAIWSHRIAHALYKKKLFFLARAVSQVSRFFTGVEIHPAAKIGRRFFIDHGMGVVIGETCEIGDDVTVFQGVTLGGTGKEKGKRHPTIKNHALIATGAKVLGSITVGEYSKIGAGSVVLKEVPDHSTVVGIPGRVVIQNGKRVDQDLNHCDLPDPVADRFKDLEAELTKLREEMKQLKKGTSDHDNKVVQYANEAKRNV; this is encoded by the coding sequence ATGTTAAAAATGATGAAGGAAGATGTTGATGTTGTTTTTGAGCAAGACCCATCTGCGAGGAGCTACTTTGAAGTGATCTTAACGTACTCTGGGCTACACGCAATTTGGAGTCATAGAATTGCGCATGCTCTTTACAAGAAAAAGCTATTCTTCCTAGCAAGAGCCGTTTCTCAGGTAAGCCGCTTCTTTACAGGGGTAGAGATCCATCCAGCTGCAAAGATAGGTCGTCGTTTTTTTATTGATCACGGCATGGGCGTAGTGATTGGGGAGACGTGTGAGATAGGGGACGATGTAACAGTATTCCAAGGCGTAACATTGGGTGGAACTGGTAAGGAAAAAGGAAAGAGGCATCCGACGATAAAGAACCATGCGCTAATTGCTACAGGTGCAAAGGTATTAGGATCCATTACTGTAGGTGAATATTCAAAAATAGGCGCGGGTTCCGTTGTACTAAAAGAAGTCCCAGATCATTCAACGGTTGTAGGGATTCCTGGTAGAGTGGTTATTCAAAATGGTAAACGTGTTGATCAGGACTTGAATCATTGTGATCTTCCGGATCCAGTTGCAGATCGATTTAAGGATTTAGAGGCAGAATTAACGAAATTAAGAGAAGAAATGAAGCAATTAAAGAAAGGAACGAGTGATCATGACAATAAGGTTGTACAATACGCTAACGAGGCAAAAAGAAACGTTTGA
- a CDS encoding Mini-ribonuclease 3 has protein sequence MFFDLTTIKDVKLLNSLALAYMGDSVFEIYVRNHVLVKGNIRPNQLHNQAKGYVSAKAQSSILHHLFSLAIFTEEEEGVIRRGRNAKSGTIPKNTDVQTYRYSTAFEALIGYLYLEKRQERLEEIIQLALNYIDENRREGRR, from the coding sequence ATGTTTTTTGATTTAACGACTATTAAGGATGTTAAACTTTTAAATAGCTTGGCATTAGCCTATATGGGTGATTCAGTATTTGAGATATATGTTCGTAATCATGTTTTAGTAAAAGGAAATATACGCCCTAATCAGCTTCACAATCAGGCGAAAGGCTATGTTTCTGCGAAAGCCCAATCTAGTATTCTACATCATCTATTTTCTTTGGCTATTTTTACAGAAGAAGAAGAAGGTGTAATTAGGAGAGGGAGAAATGCTAAGTCAGGTACGATTCCTAAAAACACAGATGTACAAACATACCGATATAGTACAGCTTTTGAAGCGTTAATTGGATATCTCTATTTAGAGAAACGCCAAGAGAGACTTGAAGAAATCATTCAGTTAGCATTGAATTACATTGATGAAAATAGGAGGGAGGGAAGACGATGA
- the secE gene encoding preprotein translocase subunit SecE: MQRLISFFRDVSREMKKVSWPKGKELTKYTITVVSTVTFVAVFFAVIDLGISSLIRAFFE; this comes from the coding sequence ATGCAACGTTTAATTAGTTTTTTTCGAGATGTTTCTCGTGAAATGAAAAAGGTGAGTTGGCCTAAAGGTAAAGAGCTAACAAAGTATACGATAACAGTTGTTTCAACTGTAACCTTTGTAGCAGTATTCTTTGCGGTCATTGACTTGGGAATTTCATCATTAATTCGTGCATTTTTTGAATAA